The stretch of DNA GGAATAAGGGCTTCGCTGTggtcagattttattttaccCTTTGCGGCTCTGACCTCCTGGCTTCTCCACCCAGGATTACCCTGTtttgcagggagaggggctgggacaGAGTCCTGCAGGATTTTTTCATTGCCTGCGTTATGCTGATGGGAAAGCCCAACATGTGCTTCATGGGGCTTGGACCTCTCTTGTACCTGTTGAAGAAAATTTAGAGAGAACCTCATTAACAGATTGTTCTAGCCTGGCCAAGTGGTGATGCTCTCACCCAGCCTCACTGTGCTGAAATCGCCTGCAGCATGAGTCAGAGCCCCACTAGAGAACAGCACAGTGGTCCTACAAGCCTAAGTGATAGCAGATGAAAATGTAGGTAATGTGATgcacatagaaaaaaaataataatcttggCTTTACACACAAAATGCTAGGTTGTGAGGTGACTGTAACCCAGGGTCTCATTTCTGTGACAGACAGCAGCATGATAGCATCAGTTCAGTGCCTGAAGCAGTctaaaaagtaaatgaaatctTAAGAATTATTCCAAATGAAATGGAGAACATGGTTATGCACGGTGCAGCTCTGGTCCCAAAGCTGGGCTATGATGCCTGTCCTTCACCTGCAGCACACAAGAGGGTATCATGGAGCTGGAAACGCTCAGAAATGGATAAGGGTAATTGCAAATACAGTAGAGGAACACCCATGTATCCTggggaaaaagacattttggaaTGGAGAGGATGAAAGGCTAAACCACCACGAGCCACCCGGAGAAACTGATAAGGATTGTCCATTCCCTGCCATTTGCAATGCAAGAAGCAGAAGCCATCAAATGAAGCCAGCTGGAGCCAGCTCCAGTTAAAGGAAGGTGGCAGTAGGCCTGGGGAAGTCCCTGCATACAAGAAGGTGACGTGGATTCAAGGGGAGACTAGATAAACACTTAAAGAAGAATTACCACAGCTAGTTTCAGAAGACCCTCAAGTTTAAAGCAGGCAGTTTGGGAGTGTATATTGGTGGGGTGTAACACATGCACTTGTCCTCTTGCTGTTCCTGCCAAGGCAGCCACCCAGCTGAACCCCAGTTCAGACAAAGAACCTGAATTGCCACATCGTGTCTACGAAGCTCTTTACACTTCTGTTTGGGGGTTTCCTGATGGCAGCACGCACACGCTGTGGTGCTCGTGGCCACCTTCCAGAGGCATCTCAGGACTAGCACACACATGTGACAGATTTGCTGCAGGTGACCTAAACACCGCACGCACAAATAGCTGTGCCTGTCCCAAAACCCTCTTGGAGGCATCAGACCTACCAGAGCTCCTTCACGTCTGCAAAAGCAGACTGGCTGTTTTTGGAAAGAAACTTGTTCAGGAAGCTCTGGATCGATCACATGGCATTCCCTTTGATGGCTGGGCAACACACGGACAGACTAATCCAGGGGTAGATACCCGTCAGACCAGCGAGGCCAATGGGACCGGGACCGGCTGAACATACATGTCCCACCGGTTCCCGTGGAACACATCGCCCCTGGGACCCCAGCCAGAGCAAGGCACCCACTCACCAATCCTCTACAAGGCTAGAGACATGTTTCATGTCTTTATTTACAAAGCAATGGTCCTACTCTCCTACTTAAGACTCCTAAATCAGTCTTAAGGCTAAACCTGTAAAATTTAAACAGGGATCTCCTGTAAGTAGTCAAAGAAAGGACATGGAATAGAATAGTAATTAGTGAGCgacttcagcaaaaaaaaaaaaagagaggatgTCGTTTATATACTACTTTATCAAATTGGGTGGCTTGGGTTATCTCTTCTgcaataaaaccaagaaaaagttCTTGCAGGCTCAGGGGGGAATGACAGCTCTGCATGGGTAGCAGTCCGTGAGCTGACCCTTGGGTTTGATTTGCAATAAGGCAGAAAgttggggcaggggagaggcagaATAAATGATCTACAGGTACTTAGAATAAAGATTGACAGCATGAACTGGAGAACAAGGAGCCGTGTGCCAGGCTGCCAGCGCCCTGCATGGAGCGGCCACAGGAGATGCATCCCCAGGCTCAAGCAGCCTCCAGCTTCCTTCACCAGGAGCACAGTGCAGCACAGCTACACCCCAAAAAAAGCTGCTGAGCATCCTGCCAGTGAATTCATGTACATCTGTCAGCTTAAAGACCTTGTACCTGCAGCAGGAAGAACCACAGAGTAATTtaggaagggacctctggaggtcacctggcCCCAtgccctgctccaggcagggtCAGCTTCAAATCTACATGAAGATGCTCAGGGCCTTGTCCAGTCTAAGTGGGTGGAAACCAGTTTATAAAGCGATACTGAATGAGAAGCATGCAAAAGCTGCCCGGGGGATTAGTGTTCAGAGCAGCATAAAAATAGGCCGTGCAGAATTAGTAATTTGATTTGTAACAAATGAGCTCTGgaagctaaaagaaaaagaaaaaaacacaggatGGGCAAGATATTTAAATATCCAAAttacaagaaacaaaataatcagaGGTGGGAGGTGTTGTTACAATGGAAAGAAAGCACACTAAGCTAAACTGCCCGCCTGCTCACATGTAGTTCCCGCTGTGTATTATCTCAGCAGAgcctttttttgtcatttttaattgGTGTGTGTTCATACAAGCTCTGGACCACACACCtgaacagaaaaggcagagatttCCTAGGACATTTCTTTGGCACTTGCACCCAACTGCAACTGACTCAAGAACTCACACAAACCTATCGCAGGCAATGTTGTATCCAGACTATACTTAGAATACATCTGGTTTCGGATGctaaaaatttgctttcaaaaacatttataaCATAATGACTTAGCAAAAAAATGAATAGGCTGCTATGGTTGTTTAATTCAAGCAGGGAAGGCAAGATGTTAAACTAGCCTGCTCAAAAATGCATTCATACTTTCACTGTCAGGGATGTTAATTTAACAATATGAGAACATTCCAAGGATCTGTGCTTATATTTATCGACAGCATCACGGCATTGACAGCTACCAATTACTGCAttcaaaaattcaaaagaaaacatgaacaagCAAAatcttaatttccattttaaaccaGTCCtgctttccttgaaaaaaaaaaccaaccaataaaaaaacccttcctctCAGAGCACCACAGACACATACCTGAAGCAGAATTGTATTTCCTTCGTAGTCTTGTGTTTGCCACCTGGTGCTACTGATAGGAATACACGGGTTAGGCAGGAGAGGCACCAGCTGCCCGATTTCTTGCGCCTTGAACTGCAAGGCTGCTGACTCCTTCGGCTCCGCAGCCACCCCGACGGGCAGCTGCTTCAAACAGAGCTGGACAGCAATATTTTGGGTTGCATACAACACAAAGACACAGAAGTTACTTTTCTGCATAGTTGCTTCTCTCTGTAGGATCATCTCGTAGAGCCTGACTGCATCCTCATAGTTATCGAGGCTGCAGTAGAGGGTGACACGCAGGATTTCAGGGCCACAGTGCACCCGCCTGATGCCCCACACAGGCATCTGGTCATCCAGGCCATAGAAgtcctggggagctggggcgTAGGGGTGGCTTTGCCCATTAGCAATCTGGGCACACTGGTAGCGCCAGGGTGGACGTTGGAACTGCTCGTGGATCTGGAAAATCCGTTCTTCTCCCAAGTCCTCATGtagaaaaagaagaacagaTATTCCAGGAAAGCCGCAGCTTCTCTTACGACATCTCTCATAGTATTTCAGTGGAGTAACTCGCTCAGACACCAGGAAAAGGCGAATGTCTGGGCAAATCCACTCCAAAAGCCGATCCAGAGTTTGCTGCAGAAGCAATGAGTGTCCTGAATTGGCGAGGAGATGCACAGTCATCACAGCGTCTGCTCCATCATCCATTGCAAAGGTGcctgacaaaaaataaaaacaaattggTGCCTTCCCTTTCCTGCTACTGCAGCCTCAGTAACACGAGGGGTATACTTTAGAACTTAGACAGAACAAAGTCAATCTCCTACAAGCTTCGCGATACCCCAACGAAATAGGCAGGTACGCATGGTTAATGCACATGGGGAGGCAGGTGAGGAGTGACAAGGTGTTACGTGCCGGGTCCCGGGTGACTCACGCGACGGCAGAGCTCAGCTGAAGGCTCATTCTCCAGCTCCCAGACCCAAGCTGTGGTCACTGGGTTCATGCGACCGACATGTCCAGAAACACCTCTGTGTCCTACTGCTCCTGTCCCTCatggcaccagcagcagagatgaagagCACCAAACACAGGGGCAGCGCTTCCCCAGGGTGAGGTGGTGCTGTCAGCACTCCGGCCTGGCAGCGGTGGAAACGGACACTCCGGATCTGGCCAAATCCCACCACTGCTCATCTCTGTGCCGTCGCCACCTTTTGCAAAGGCGATGTGGCACTCGTGTTTGAAAACCTCAGCGTATTTTCTCGTAGTCAGCAGGCTGGCTTTAGCTCGTTGCAAAAAAGCTTGTGATCTTTGTGAGTCACACCCTTCTGGAGCATACAGATAAgctattctttaaaaacaaggaaggaaaacaggctaacaaaagaaaaaaacccagccatgTGAACACAATAGATAACAATAAGGACAGATATGAATCAGCCTCAGGAAAGAGGAGCTTTGGGAAAAGACCTCGACTCCTAGTTACACACTTCACAACACAGGTAGCTTGCTGCCTAGCCAGAAATCAGCTCCTGGGTTATTAAACACAGCCCATAATAGCTGGGTACCAGGTCTCCCCCTTTCAGGGCCCTGTCTGCCTCTTTTTGCTCCTGcgttttttttattttaatgccaaAGGTATCCCTGTGATTAGCACCCTTAGGCAAACTCCAGGTTTTTTCCATTGCTCCTCACGTTTACATATTGGTACTTAATTTAGCTTATTGTGTAGACTACAACAGGAATGCTGAAGATACACCTCTTGCCAGGCTTCTTCCAGTGTCCAGACAATAAATCACACTGCTCTTTCATCTCCTTATTTTTTCAGCCCAGGAGCAATACAAGTTAAGCCAACCCCCATTTTCTATACAGCCAGTATTTAAATTGGACCCAGGGCCTCTGATAATGTATCCAGCTCCGCCCAATTAAGAGCAACACATCTCACAGATTTTCCCTCTCAAACAGCCAAGCACACAAACCAGAGGTTCACCATGCAGAAATCCCAGCACTAGTAAGTCTGTTATTCAAAACTCTGaattcaaaacacttttttttttttttaatacaaccCTTTATAGCTTTATATTCAGCCGAGTGAAATCTCCAAGGTCTAAAGGTACAAGTAGTGGTGCTTTGTCTCCTCTGTGTACAAAACCGCTCTTACTGGTAGAAATACACATTCATGCTTTAAAACCGCATTGACACTAATGtacaataaaagtaaaaaggCTGACTAAGGCaacgagaaaaaaaaataatttgcactAACAGAGCCTAACCCACCCGCAGCACTCCTGAGCAAGTAACAACTGTTGGGAGACAAAGAGAATCCAGCCTTCGGACAATTGCAGGAAGCGAGCGAAGAGTGCAAGTgctcaaaacattaaaatgctcTAGGTGAGCTCTGAACAACACAGTTTTGCTAAAATATGGAAAAGGAAATGATTCATcaactctttgctgcagggcaGCGGCAAGCAGCCATCCGCCTTCCTGCCTGCGAGGAAAAGGGGAATTTTGCCTGTACAGGAAAGCACTGAAACTAAGAAAGTCCATCAGGGCTGGGTTTGCAGCTGGAAGCACAAGCTGCATTTCggggtccctgtgctggcaggaggcaTGGCAGGGATGCCTGGCACGGCCACGGCGGCACCGTGCCGAAGCGGGGCAGCACCCCGGTGGCACGGCCTTGGGGTCAGGCAAACGAGCAGAGTAAGAGCCAAAGCGGGGGATACGagtggtgagcaggggaaagccatCCTCGCCCTGCGTGCCTGCTGcatgcagcccagcagcctgccagcgGCTGAGCAGGCGGTCGggtgaaagcagcagctttgccaccagcagcagccacctgaAACTATGCTATTGctagggaaggagcaggagggaaacagaaaaggtaCTTTGGCACCCTATAAATCCACAGCACATCTGTATCTTGAATGGCATTTGCTGTTCCAGCTGCCCTTCAATAAGATGGATGTGGAGAC from Falco peregrinus isolate bFalPer1 chromosome 12, bFalPer1.pri, whole genome shotgun sequence encodes:
- the FAM124B gene encoding protein FAM124B isoform X1 yields the protein MRTCLFRWGTFAMDDGADAVMTVHLLANSGHSLLLQQTLDRLLEWICPDIRLFLVSERVTPLKYYERCRKRSCGFPGISVLLFLHEDLGEERIFQIHEQFQRPPWRYQCAQIANGQSHPYAPAPQDFYGLDDQMPVWGIRRVHCGPEILRVTLYCSLDNYEDAVRLYEMILQREATMQKSNFCVFVLYATQNIAVQLCLKQLPVGVAAEPKESAALQFKAQEIGQLVPLLPNPCIPISSTRWQTQDYEGNTILLQVQERSKPHEAHVGLSHQHNAGNEKILQDSVPAPLPAKQGNPGWRSQEVRAAKGKIKSDHSEALIPEQAGGELHRHFCSSHSGPAARPWWEATPLRRRASSKQQASRQESHVPRHAAETNVDTGLAVANAVSGRCPLNRFSRDLRSSLFQLRAPTDGASSTMPTPGRTQLLSAAAKRSKGAGQSVAASPSQPPQASIANRAEDEEEEFFI
- the FAM124B gene encoding protein FAM124B isoform X2; translation: MDDGADAVMTVHLLANSGHSLLLQQTLDRLLEWICPDIRLFLVSERVTPLKYYERCRKRSCGFPGISVLLFLHEDLGEERIFQIHEQFQRPPWRYQCAQIANGQSHPYAPAPQDFYGLDDQMPVWGIRRVHCGPEILRVTLYCSLDNYEDAVRLYEMILQREATMQKSNFCVFVLYATQNIAVQLCLKQLPVGVAAEPKESAALQFKAQEIGQLVPLLPNPCIPISSTRWQTQDYEGNTILLQVQERSKPHEAHVGLSHQHNAGNEKILQDSVPAPLPAKQGNPGWRSQEVRAAKGKIKSDHSEALIPEQAGGELHRHFCSSHSGPAARPWWEATPLRRRASSKQQASRQESHVPRHAAETNVDTGLAVANAVSGRCPLNRFSRDLRSSLFQLRAPTDGASSTMPTPGRTQLLSAAAKRSKGAGQSVAASPSQPPQASIANRAEDEEEEFFI